One Spiribacter halobius DNA segment encodes these proteins:
- a CDS encoding pyridoxal-phosphate dependent enzyme produces the protein MARYDDILATIGDTPLVRLDRLAPSGVHLYAKVEAFNPMGSVKDRMALAVIEAAERSGALRPGQTVVEATSGNTGIGLAMVCARKGYPLVVVMAENFSVERRRLLRFLGARVVLTPASEKGTGMLAKAIELAETHGWFLCRQFENAANAEVHEQTTAREILRDLAGEPLQAWVTGFGTGGTLKGVATALRRESPGTRVVVAEPDNAPLLGSGIPQPATSAAGVYSSHPSFRPHLMQGWSPDFVSPLVQAAVAEGLVDEVVPVSGAEAMRLTRQLACREGILAGTSGGATLAAALAVARRAPAGSHIVCMLPDTGERYLSTPLFADIPETMTEEELALSRSTPGFRFDAPADVPAPAPAPAAAATDVEAERFVAETVAREPVVMFALEWCEFCWSVRRLLAALGIPYHSVDLDSVPFQENDLGSRIRPVLAARCGARTIPQVFVGGELVGGCTEVFDAYRDGSLQTRLAAAGVPFEAGVALDPQSLLPGWLQPRMRA, from the coding sequence ATGGCCCGCTACGACGACATCCTCGCCACCATTGGCGACACGCCCCTGGTGCGACTCGACCGTCTGGCGCCGTCCGGCGTGCACCTGTACGCCAAGGTGGAGGCATTCAATCCCATGGGTTCGGTAAAGGACCGCATGGCCCTCGCCGTGATCGAGGCCGCCGAGCGCAGCGGCGCGCTGCGGCCGGGGCAGACCGTGGTGGAGGCCACCAGTGGCAATACCGGCATCGGGCTCGCCATGGTCTGCGCGCGCAAGGGCTATCCCCTGGTGGTGGTGATGGCGGAGAACTTCAGCGTCGAACGCCGCCGACTGTTGCGCTTCCTCGGGGCGCGGGTGGTGCTCACCCCGGCTTCGGAGAAGGGTACTGGAATGCTTGCCAAGGCCATCGAGCTCGCCGAAACCCATGGCTGGTTCCTCTGCCGGCAGTTCGAGAACGCGGCAAACGCCGAGGTCCATGAGCAGACAACGGCCCGGGAGATCCTGCGCGACCTGGCGGGGGAGCCCCTGCAGGCCTGGGTGACGGGCTTCGGTACCGGCGGCACGCTGAAGGGGGTGGCCACGGCGCTGCGTCGGGAGAGCCCGGGTACCCGGGTGGTGGTCGCCGAGCCGGACAACGCGCCGTTGCTCGGTAGCGGTATCCCCCAGCCGGCGACAAGCGCTGCCGGCGTCTACAGCAGTCACCCCAGCTTCCGGCCGCATCTCATGCAGGGCTGGAGCCCGGACTTCGTCTCGCCGCTGGTCCAGGCGGCGGTGGCCGAAGGGCTCGTGGACGAGGTGGTACCGGTCTCCGGTGCCGAGGCGATGCGCCTGACCCGGCAGCTGGCCTGCCGGGAGGGCATTCTGGCTGGAACCTCCGGCGGCGCCACTCTGGCTGCGGCGCTGGCGGTGGCCAGGCGTGCGCCGGCGGGCAGTCACATCGTCTGCATGCTGCCGGACACCGGCGAGCGGTATCTCTCGACGCCGCTGTTCGCGGACATCCCCGAGACCATGACCGAAGAAGAGCTGGCGCTCTCCCGCTCTACCCCCGGTTTCCGGTTCGATGCGCCGGCAGACGTCCCGGCGCCGGCCCCTGCACCCGCGGCGGCGGCCACCGACGTCGAGGCGGAGCGGTTCGTCGCCGAGACGGTGGCGCGCGAGCCGGTGGTGATGTTCGCGCTCGAGTGGTGCGAGTTCTGCTGGTCGGTACGGCGGCTGCTTGCCGCCCTCGGCATCCCCTATCACAGCGTCGATCTCGATTCCGTGCCCTTCCAGGAGAACGATCTCGGCAGCCGCATCCGTCCGGTGCTGGCGGCGCGGTGCGGCGCCCGCACGATCCCGCAGGTGTTCGTCGGCGGTGAGCTCGTCGGGGGCTGTACCGAGGTCTTCGATGCCTACCGCGACGGCTCGCTGCAGACCCGGCTCGCCGCCGCGGGCGTGCCGTTCGAGGCCGGCGTCGCGCTGGATCCGCAGAGTCTGCTGCCCGGCTGGCTGCAGCCGCGTATGCGTGCCTGA
- a CDS encoding carboxymuconolactone decarboxylase family protein codes for MCYIATTTPADARDDVRRMYLRQQARFGYVPNYAKPFCHRPGVMDLWRALLAGIRQPMDPYRFELATFAAAQALGSSYCSLAHGCALLRWLPADVLQALAAGDTTGLSPVDAAVFRFAWKVASDAPRVTEDDIEALRAQGLTDAEIFDVAATAAARCFFANLVEGLGARADADFRSLDPALRERLTLGRPLDEAPARRVPARPSEMIPSTA; via the coding sequence ATGTGCTACATCGCCACGACCACGCCGGCCGACGCCCGCGATGACGTCCGTCGGATGTATCTTCGCCAGCAGGCGCGATTCGGCTACGTGCCGAATTACGCGAAACCCTTCTGCCATCGGCCCGGGGTGATGGATCTCTGGCGAGCGCTGCTCGCCGGCATCCGGCAACCGATGGATCCCTATCGCTTCGAGCTCGCCACCTTCGCGGCCGCTCAGGCCCTTGGCAGCTCCTATTGCAGCCTGGCGCACGGTTGCGCCCTGCTGCGATGGCTGCCGGCGGACGTCCTGCAGGCCCTTGCGGCGGGCGATACAACCGGGCTGTCGCCAGTGGACGCCGCGGTGTTCCGCTTCGCCTGGAAGGTGGCGTCAGACGCGCCCAGGGTGACGGAGGATGACATCGAGGCGTTGCGTGCGCAGGGGCTTACGGACGCGGAGATCTTTGACGTGGCGGCTACCGCGGCTGCCCGTTGCTTCTTCGCGAATCTGGTGGAAGGCCTCGGCGCCCGCGCCGACGCCGATTTCCGCTCGCTGGACCCGGCGCTGCGGGAGCGGCTGACGTTGGGCCGGCCGCTGGACGAGGCACCCGCGCGCCGCGTCCCGGCGCGGCCGTCGGAGATGATCCCGTCTACCGCCTGA
- a CDS encoding zinc-binding metallopeptidase family protein, whose product MRVFANPVGPGSLWFDNLATADGTPVAYDPQAREFLPMPPFCANREVIGCNWIAPEHGAFCRSCAMTALAPDPSVPNAMPNWAQTEAAKRWTLDNLGRWHWFRPEDPGTRPVFHMLAEGPTPVLMGHVGGVVTISVAEADPVLRATRRQALDEPYRTMVGHMRHEISHMLWWRLSLREDFLDAFRAVFGDERADYQAALQQHYYNGPPPDWPQRFLTTYASAHPHEDWAETAAHLLHLTDIADSFVATGMSSPQLPGPGWDPYAEPDAERLIHAAASIAVGVNNVNRAMGLSDLYPFVLSDAARRKLAFVHDWLRRGAQGR is encoded by the coding sequence ATGCGCGTTTTCGCCAACCCCGTCGGACCCGGATCGCTCTGGTTCGACAACCTCGCCACCGCCGATGGCACGCCCGTGGCCTATGATCCGCAGGCGCGGGAATTCCTGCCCATGCCGCCGTTCTGCGCCAATCGGGAGGTGATCGGCTGCAACTGGATCGCCCCGGAGCACGGGGCGTTCTGCCGCTCCTGCGCCATGACCGCGCTGGCGCCCGATCCCTCGGTCCCGAACGCCATGCCCAACTGGGCGCAGACTGAGGCGGCCAAGCGCTGGACCCTGGACAACCTGGGGCGCTGGCACTGGTTCCGCCCGGAGGATCCGGGCACGCGGCCGGTATTCCACATGCTCGCCGAAGGCCCGACGCCGGTGCTCATGGGCCATGTCGGGGGGGTGGTCACGATCAGCGTGGCGGAGGCCGATCCGGTGCTGCGCGCCACCCGCCGCCAGGCCCTGGACGAGCCCTATCGCACGATGGTGGGCCACATGCGCCACGAGATCTCGCACATGCTCTGGTGGCGGTTGAGCCTGCGCGAGGATTTTCTCGATGCGTTCCGTGCCGTGTTCGGGGACGAGCGCGCCGACTACCAGGCGGCGTTGCAGCAACACTACTACAACGGTCCACCGCCGGACTGGCCCCAGCGCTTCCTGACCACCTACGCCTCGGCGCATCCACACGAGGACTGGGCCGAGACCGCCGCGCACCTGCTGCACCTCACCGATATTGCGGACAGCTTCGTGGCTACGGGGATGTCCTCTCCGCAGCTACCTGGTCCGGGGTGGGACCCCTATGCGGAGCCGGATGCCGAGCGTCTGATCCACGCCGCGGCCTCAATCGCGGTGGGCGTGAATAACGTCAACCGCGCCATGGGCCTCTCGGACCTGTACCCGTTTGTGCTTTCCGACGCGGCGAGGCGCAAGCTCGCCTTTGTCCACGACTGGCTGCGCCGGGGCGCCCAGGGGCGCTGA
- a CDS encoding rhodanese-like domain-containing protein — translation MTRTIKDLADEVRPNIREVDPATARELLQQGALLLDVRDREEHAQGAIEGAVNISRGTLEMRIGEVAPDPDQPIVCHCAGGHRGALAADALQRLGYRNVVNIAGGLRAYREHEPAD, via the coding sequence ATGACCCGAACCATCAAGGACCTGGCCGACGAGGTACGCCCGAACATCCGTGAGGTCGACCCGGCCACCGCGCGCGAGCTGCTGCAGCAGGGCGCACTGCTGCTGGACGTCCGCGACCGCGAGGAACACGCCCAGGGCGCCATCGAGGGTGCCGTCAACATCAGCCGGGGCACGCTGGAGATGCGCATCGGCGAAGTCGCGCCCGACCCGGATCAGCCTATCGTCTGTCACTGCGCCGGGGGCCATCGCGGTGCGCTGGCCGCCGACGCCCTGCAGCGGCTCGGCTACCGCAACGTGGTCAACATCGCCGGCGGCCTGCGCGCCTACCGCGAGCACGAGCCGGCGGACTGA
- a CDS encoding DksA/TraR family C4-type zinc finger protein, producing MAKGWADEDAVQDQIDSTVQDAVARARSALPRGVSLTHCEDCEARIPEARRRAVPGVRLCVACQEVADRNTTPAPGYNRRGSKDSQLR from the coding sequence ATGGCCAAGGGCTGGGCTGACGAGGACGCCGTCCAGGATCAGATCGACAGCACGGTACAGGACGCGGTGGCGCGCGCACGTAGCGCCCTGCCCCGCGGGGTAAGCCTGACCCACTGCGAGGACTGTGAGGCCCGCATCCCCGAGGCCCGGCGGCGCGCCGTGCCTGGCGTACGCCTCTGTGTCGCCTGCCAGGAAGTCGCCGACCGCAACACGACCCCGGCGCCGGGCTACAACCGCCGGGGCAGCAAGGACAGTCAGTTGCGCTAG
- a CDS encoding NAD(P)-dependent alcohol dehydrogenase, translating to MPQANGYAAHSPQSGLAPFRFERRELRPDDVAIAIDYCGVCHTDIHFVQDDWGMTQYPVVPGHEIIGRVTAVGSEVTGFRPGDTVGVGCMVDSCRECEPCSRGLEQYCLEGPVLTYNGQDRRDGGITYGGYSDSIMVNEHFVVRVPETLDPAAAAPLLCAGITTYSPLRHYGVKPGHKVGVIGMGGLGHMGIKFARALGAEVTVFTRSESKVGEAQRQGAHHVIVSTDAAQMRAAAGSFDYMLDTVPVQHDLNPYLELLRYDGTHILVGLVEPVEPPVHAGNLLFGRRVLAGSLIGGMPETQEVLDFCATHDIACDIEMLDIRNINEAYERVKRGEVKYRFVIDMATLKDTQ from the coding sequence ATGCCGCAAGCCAACGGCTACGCCGCGCATTCCCCGCAGTCCGGCCTGGCGCCGTTCCGCTTCGAGCGCCGGGAGCTGCGCCCGGACGATGTCGCCATCGCCATCGACTACTGCGGCGTCTGCCACACGGACATCCACTTCGTGCAGGACGACTGGGGCATGACCCAGTACCCGGTGGTGCCGGGACACGAGATCATCGGCCGCGTCACGGCCGTGGGCAGCGAGGTCACCGGCTTCCGCCCCGGCGACACCGTGGGAGTGGGCTGCATGGTGGATTCCTGCCGGGAGTGCGAGCCCTGCAGCCGCGGCCTCGAGCAGTACTGCCTGGAGGGCCCGGTGCTCACCTACAACGGCCAGGACCGGCGGGACGGCGGCATCACCTACGGGGGCTACTCGGACAGCATCATGGTCAACGAGCACTTCGTCGTGCGCGTGCCGGAGACGCTGGATCCGGCCGCCGCGGCGCCGCTGCTCTGCGCCGGCATCACCACCTACTCGCCACTGCGCCACTACGGGGTCAAGCCGGGCCACAAGGTGGGCGTGATCGGCATGGGCGGCCTCGGCCACATGGGGATCAAGTTCGCCCGCGCGCTGGGCGCCGAGGTGACGGTGTTCACCCGCTCCGAGAGCAAGGTCGGCGAAGCCCAGCGCCAGGGCGCCCATCACGTGATCGTGTCCACCGACGCGGCGCAGATGCGGGCGGCCGCCGGCAGCTTCGACTACATGCTCGACACGGTGCCGGTGCAGCACGATCTCAACCCCTACCTGGAGCTGCTGCGCTACGACGGCACCCATATCCTGGTGGGCCTGGTGGAGCCGGTGGAGCCGCCAGTGCATGCCGGCAATCTGCTGTTCGGCCGCCGTGTGCTCGCCGGCTCGCTCATCGGCGGCATGCCGGAGACCCAGGAGGTGCTCGACTTCTGCGCCACGCACGACATCGCCTGTGACATCGAGATGCTCGACATCCGCAACATCAACGAGGCCTACGAGCGGGTGAAGCGCGGCGAGGTGAAGTACCGCTTCGTCATCGACATGGCTACGCTTAAGGACACGCAGTAA
- a CDS encoding DUF72 domain-containing protein, with translation MAAEERNGAVGVRVATAGWRLPPALQPQLPGPGTHLARYARHLPGTEINASFYRPQRRALYAKWAGETGPGFRFAVKMPRALTHHQRLRGIDGLDEFLAAIAGLGKRLGPLLLQLPPSLRFEAAAVDGFLAALRERHAGPVACEPRHASWFDGAADQLLAQHRVARVAADPPVTEGADEPGGWPGLVYFRLHGRPRRFYSAYGEADLARLAARLQAQSGEIETWCVFNNTATDAGLTNALDLHSRLQGTPASSGRGT, from the coding sequence ATGGCCGCTGAAGAACGTAACGGTGCCGTAGGCGTCCGCGTGGCCACGGCCGGCTGGCGCCTGCCCCCGGCATTGCAGCCGCAGCTGCCGGGGCCAGGGACGCACCTGGCGCGCTATGCCCGGCACCTGCCGGGCACGGAGATCAACGCCAGCTTCTATCGCCCGCAGCGCCGCGCGCTGTACGCCAAGTGGGCGGGCGAGACCGGCCCCGGCTTCCGCTTCGCGGTGAAGATGCCGCGGGCATTGACCCACCACCAGCGCCTGCGGGGTATCGACGGCCTGGACGAGTTCCTCGCCGCGATCGCCGGCCTCGGCAAGCGGCTCGGCCCGTTGCTGCTGCAGCTGCCGCCTTCGTTGCGCTTCGAGGCGGCAGCGGTGGACGGGTTTCTGGCTGCGCTTCGTGAGCGGCACGCCGGGCCCGTGGCCTGCGAGCCGCGCCACGCCAGCTGGTTCGATGGCGCCGCCGACCAGCTCCTGGCGCAACATCGGGTCGCCCGGGTAGCCGCCGACCCGCCGGTAACCGAAGGCGCCGACGAGCCCGGCGGCTGGCCGGGCCTGGTGTATTTCCGCCTGCACGGCCGGCCCCGACGCTTTTACTCGGCCTACGGCGAGGCGGATCTGGCCCGCCTCGCAGCACGGCTTCAGGCGCAGTCCGGCGAGATCGAGACCTGGTGCGTGTTCAACAACACCGCCACGGACGCCGGCCTGACCAACGCCCTCGATCTGCACTCACGGCTGCAGGGCACGCCCGCGTCCAGCGGCCGCGGAACCTGA
- a CDS encoding YgjV family protein, which yields MTLSWLAGQLLGLTALTLCVAAFASRRDDRLMVLLISANVAFALHFLCFGSTTAAALTALIVLRICLARRYKGSVAVMAALLMASAAAAALTWQSPLDLLPLTAAVLGTIGMFLLRGIPMRLLLAAAALAWTLNNILIGSIGGTLAELLVLATNLVTMLRLAREREAAPAGALREARS from the coding sequence ATGACGCTCAGCTGGCTCGCCGGGCAGCTGCTCGGCCTCACGGCCCTGACGCTCTGCGTCGCGGCGTTCGCGAGCCGCCGCGACGACCGCCTGATGGTGCTGCTGATCTCCGCCAACGTCGCCTTCGCGCTGCACTTCCTGTGCTTCGGCAGCACAACGGCGGCGGCGCTGACAGCCCTTATCGTGCTGCGCATCTGCCTGGCACGACGATACAAGGGGAGCGTGGCCGTGATGGCCGCCCTGCTCATGGCAAGCGCCGCTGCGGCTGCCCTCACCTGGCAGAGCCCGCTGGATCTGCTGCCCCTGACCGCGGCCGTGCTGGGCACCATCGGCATGTTCCTGCTGCGCGGCATCCCCATGCGGCTGCTGCTGGCCGCCGCGGCGCTCGCCTGGACGCTGAACAATATCCTGATCGGCTCCATCGGCGGAACGCTGGCGGAGTTGCTGGTGCTCGCCACCAACCTGGTCACCATGCTGCGTCTCGCGCGGGAGCGCGAGGCAGCACCTGCGGGGGCCCTCCGGGAGGCACGGTCATGA
- a CDS encoding protein adenylyltransferase SelO gives MATATAAQPALPLEPSSYLALPEQCYARLAPTPVAAPSLLRLNQPLAAGLGLDAEALSAPEGVALLAGNALPPRSQPIALAYAGHQFGNWVPSLGDGRAILLGELRGLDGRSRDIQLKGSGPTPFSRMGDGRAALGPVIREYVVSEATHALGIPTTRALAVVTTGETVLRQWGPEPGAVLTRVAASHLRVGTFEYFYRRGDGDALQALADYAIRRHYPDLTEAPAPYAALLERVVERTAALIAAWMGVGFIHGVMNTDNTTLSGETLDYGPCAFMDDFHPDRVFSSVDIGGRYAYNQQPRIGHWNLAQFAECLLPLLAGDEEAAVERANAALDRYPAAFEQAYHRMLRAKLGLETERDGDVDLAHALLGEMARAGADFTLTFRRLSALGARPGDGDAALRAPFEDPSGLDAWLERYRERLAVEYRPEQERRRAMRASNPAVVPRNHHVEQVIRAAQEERDLAPLDSLLAAVTHPFEDTPDTPRWAEPPAPGEAVNVTFCGT, from the coding sequence ATGGCCACCGCGACCGCCGCACAGCCCGCGCTCCCGCTCGAGCCGAGCAGCTACCTCGCACTGCCGGAACAGTGCTATGCGAGGCTCGCGCCGACACCGGTCGCGGCGCCGTCACTGCTGCGCCTCAACCAGCCCCTGGCGGCCGGGCTCGGGCTCGACGCCGAGGCGCTCTCGGCACCGGAGGGCGTCGCGCTGCTCGCCGGCAACGCGCTGCCGCCGCGGTCCCAGCCCATCGCCCTGGCCTACGCGGGCCATCAGTTCGGCAACTGGGTGCCGAGCCTGGGCGACGGGCGCGCCATCCTCCTCGGCGAGCTGCGCGGTCTCGACGGCCGCTCGCGGGATATTCAGCTCAAGGGCTCCGGGCCGACGCCCTTCTCCCGCATGGGCGACGGCCGCGCGGCGCTGGGTCCGGTGATCCGGGAGTATGTCGTGAGCGAGGCCACGCACGCCCTCGGCATCCCCACCACCCGGGCCCTCGCCGTGGTGACCACCGGCGAGACGGTGCTGCGCCAGTGGGGGCCCGAGCCGGGGGCGGTGCTCACCCGCGTGGCGGCGAGCCACCTGCGCGTCGGCACCTTCGAGTACTTCTACCGCCGCGGCGACGGCGACGCCCTGCAGGCCCTCGCCGACTACGCCATTCGGCGCCACTATCCGGATCTGACCGAGGCACCGGCCCCCTACGCGGCCCTGCTGGAGCGGGTCGTCGAGCGCACGGCCGCGCTGATTGCGGCCTGGATGGGGGTGGGCTTCATCCACGGCGTCATGAACACCGACAACACCACCCTCTCCGGCGAGACCCTGGACTACGGCCCCTGCGCCTTCATGGATGACTTCCACCCGGATCGCGTGTTCAGCTCCGTGGACATCGGCGGCCGCTACGCCTACAACCAGCAGCCACGCATCGGGCACTGGAATCTCGCGCAGTTCGCCGAGTGCCTGCTGCCACTGCTGGCCGGTGACGAAGAGGCAGCCGTGGAGCGCGCGAACGCCGCGCTGGATCGCTATCCCGCGGCCTTCGAGCAGGCCTATCACCGGATGCTGCGGGCCAAACTGGGGCTGGAGACCGAGCGGGACGGCGATGTCGATCTCGCCCACGCCCTGCTCGGGGAGATGGCCCGCGCCGGCGCCGACTTCACCCTCACGTTCCGGCGACTCTCGGCCCTCGGTGCCCGCCCTGGCGACGGCGATGCCGCCCTGCGGGCGCCGTTCGAGGATCCCTCCGGGCTGGACGCGTGGCTCGAGCGCTACCGCGAGCGCCTGGCGGTCGAATATCGCCCCGAACAGGAACGCCGACGGGCCATGCGGGCCAGCAACCCCGCCGTCGTCCCGCGTAACCATCACGTTGAGCAGGTGATACGGGCGGCCCAGGAAGAGCGCGACCTCGCGCCACTGGACAGTCTGCTGGCGGCGGTCACGCACCCCTTCGAGGACACCCCGGACACCCCGCGCTGGGCGGAGCCACCCGCTCCGGGCGAAGCCGTCAACGTGACCTTCTGCGGGACCTGA
- a CDS encoding sensor domain-containing diguanylate cyclase, with the protein MAVESGSLPPQPDPRELIAEAVEASYNAVVITTAELTAPGPRIVYVNAAFQRMSGYAPEEVIGRSPRLLQGPASDTAELMRLRACLEAGHRFEGRIVNYRRDGRPYHVEWSVAPIRDAAGRTTHFISLQRDVTRRVAAETERGLLLAALDEIPDEVLITDVEGVVIYANRSYRGRTGLAPDAVRGSLATPLDPNRHDGVEALWRRLQAGEGVAHIFTELDAQGRPRHIEQSMAPVRDEAGCIRQYVLTGRDITDRVEAERELKRLATTDALTGLNNRLRFEALVERELNRMTRHGGRFCLVLFDLDGFKSVNDRHGHEAGDAVLVELTRLVAGHVRAEDTLGRWGGEEFTLLLPALGLEQARQAADKLRGLVAAHAFPGVDRITASFGVTEAAPGDTVRSLLRRADAALYRAKDAHKNRVEVVAAGSEATLSNTAE; encoded by the coding sequence ATGGCCGTTGAATCCGGTTCCCTCCCGCCGCAGCCGGACCCGCGGGAGCTCATTGCCGAGGCCGTTGAAGCGTCCTATAACGCGGTGGTCATCACCACCGCGGAGCTCACCGCGCCTGGCCCGCGCATCGTCTATGTTAACGCGGCGTTCCAGCGCATGTCCGGCTACGCCCCCGAGGAAGTCATCGGGCGCAGCCCGCGGCTGCTGCAGGGCCCGGCGTCGGACACCGCCGAGCTTATGCGCCTGCGCGCCTGCCTGGAGGCGGGCCATCGCTTCGAGGGCCGGATCGTCAACTACCGGCGCGATGGCAGGCCCTACCACGTCGAGTGGTCGGTGGCGCCGATCCGCGATGCGGCTGGGCGCACCACCCATTTCATCTCGCTGCAGCGCGATGTCACCCGGCGGGTGGCGGCCGAGACCGAACGCGGGCTGCTGCTGGCGGCGCTGGACGAGATCCCCGACGAGGTCCTGATTACCGACGTCGAAGGCGTCGTGATCTACGCCAACCGCAGCTACCGTGGGCGCACCGGGCTGGCGCCGGATGCGGTACGCGGCAGTCTGGCGACGCCGCTGGACCCGAACCGCCACGACGGCGTCGAGGCGCTATGGCGTCGCCTGCAGGCCGGGGAGGGCGTGGCGCACATCTTCACCGAGCTGGATGCCCAGGGGCGGCCCCGCCATATCGAGCAGTCCATGGCCCCGGTCCGCGACGAGGCCGGGTGCATCCGGCAGTACGTGCTAACCGGGCGAGACATCACCGACCGCGTCGAGGCGGAGCGCGAGCTGAAGCGCCTCGCCACCACCGACGCCCTTACCGGCCTCAACAACCGGCTGCGTTTCGAGGCCCTGGTGGAGCGTGAGCTCAACCGCATGACGCGCCACGGCGGGCGGTTCTGCCTGGTGCTGTTCGACCTGGACGGTTTCAAGTCGGTCAACGATCGCCACGGCCACGAGGCGGGAGATGCGGTGCTGGTGGAGCTGACGCGCCTCGTGGCCGGGCACGTCCGCGCCGAGGACACCCTTGGCCGCTGGGGCGGCGAGGAATTTACGCTGTTGCTGCCGGCGCTGGGCCTTGAGCAGGCCCGGCAGGCGGCCGATAAGCTACGAGGGCTGGTGGCGGCGCACGCGTTTCCGGGCGTTGATCGGATTACGGCCAGCTTCGGCGTAACCGAGGCGGCGCCGGGGGACACGGTGCGCAGCCTGCTGCGGCGCGCCGATGCCGCGCTCTATCGTGCCAAGGACGCGCACAAGAATCGGGTCGAGGTCGTCGCCGCGGGATCGGAGGCGACACTCAGCAACACGGCGGAGTAG
- a CDS encoding EAL domain-containing protein, with amino-acid sequence MACEGCEVIPRLGETAARLYLAPKLAHTRGRALRQLRDAGWEVTRLEGGVLYVDVPEGGIPGLLESLAGMLTRPELGNCPAVVLTAGAQFEVRHLGGMVPLSVLVARQEDGWLGELLAEERLEMHFQPILHADDGERVFAYEALARGIGADGSLIRPDRLFGAARATELMFHLDRAARVAAIRQAAAHGITENVFINFNPTSVYDPVFCLKTTFDEVNRLNTDPGRYVFEVVETDEVEDAGHLEAILREYRRQGFRVALDDLGAGYGSLDLLQNIRPDFVKLDRAMVDGVAADGYRASITGRLIQMAKDLEVTVIAEGVERVEDWIWLREREVDLVQGFHFARPARTPPRPGAAGFGESLGAQSSRRG; translated from the coding sequence ATGGCATGTGAGGGTTGCGAGGTGATACCGCGGCTGGGTGAGACCGCCGCGCGACTCTATCTGGCGCCGAAGCTGGCGCACACGCGTGGCCGCGCCCTGCGGCAGCTGCGGGATGCCGGCTGGGAGGTGACTCGGCTCGAAGGCGGGGTGCTCTACGTCGATGTCCCGGAGGGCGGCATACCGGGGTTGCTGGAGAGCCTCGCCGGCATGCTGACCCGTCCCGAGCTCGGCAACTGCCCGGCCGTGGTGCTGACGGCCGGCGCGCAGTTCGAGGTGCGCCACCTGGGCGGCATGGTCCCGCTGAGCGTGCTGGTGGCGCGGCAGGAGGACGGCTGGCTGGGCGAGCTCCTGGCCGAGGAGCGCCTGGAGATGCACTTCCAGCCGATCCTGCATGCGGATGACGGCGAACGCGTGTTCGCCTACGAGGCCCTCGCCCGGGGCATTGGTGCCGATGGCAGCCTGATCCGCCCGGACCGGCTGTTCGGGGCCGCGCGGGCCACCGAGCTGATGTTTCATCTGGATCGCGCGGCGCGGGTGGCCGCAATCCGCCAGGCGGCCGCCCACGGCATCACCGAGAATGTCTTCATCAACTTCAACCCGACCTCGGTGTACGACCCGGTCTTCTGCCTGAAGACGACCTTCGACGAGGTCAATCGGCTGAACACGGATCCCGGTCGCTACGTGTTCGAGGTGGTGGAGACCGATGAGGTGGAGGATGCCGGCCACCTGGAGGCCATTCTCCGCGAGTACCGGCGGCAGGGTTTTCGCGTCGCGCTGGATGACCTGGGTGCGGGTTACGGCTCTCTCGACCTGCTGCAGAACATCCGGCCGGACTTCGTCAAGCTGGATCGTGCCATGGTCGATGGGGTGGCCGCCGACGGCTACCGCGCCTCCATCACCGGTCGCCTGATCCAGATGGCGAAGGATCTGGAGGTGACGGTGATCGCGGAAGGGGTCGAGCGCGTCGAGGACTGGATCTGGCTGCGGGAGCGCGAGGTGGACCTGGTCCAGGGCTTCCATTTCGCGCGGCCGGCGCGCACGCCCCCACGCCCGGGCGCGGCCGGCTTCGGCGAAAGCCTGGGCGCGCAATCGTCGCGTCGCGGCTGA